The proteins below come from a single Crossiella sp. CA-258035 genomic window:
- a CDS encoding thioester domain-containing protein, translated as MTSRLRAARLGAVLLTATAISLVSALPAMAQTKAKVDKTANEGTMHVRLNDGSSIPTLLIGLRLADGTALKTYCVELTVGVRDNAQMIEAPWSKYPGADSKGHDNQSDFKSSPDKVNWILHHSYPTIGLAELGKTVGADLDNNEAIAGTQAAIWHYSNKVSLHANNTDDVKAVYKYLTGEKNVGMKEQPKPSLELTPDQLAGAAGSKLGPFTVKSTAEKIKLTADAPKGVKVVDKAGKEIVEAANGQEIFVDVPADAAAGKASFKLEATTKIDKGRLFVANDGKPSQTLILAQATNAKLAAQANVTWKAGQPTTKPTPSTTTPAPTTTTSKAEIPATTTSPVPPVKNTGGLANTGASVITLSLVGVVLLGGGALALVLQRRRKRA; from the coding sequence ATGACATCTCGGTTGCGCGCCGCGCGCCTCGGCGCGGTGCTCCTCACTGCGACCGCGATTTCGCTGGTTTCCGCACTCCCGGCCATGGCGCAGACGAAGGCCAAGGTCGACAAGACCGCCAACGAGGGCACGATGCACGTGCGCCTCAACGACGGCAGCTCCATCCCCACCCTGCTGATCGGCCTCCGGCTGGCCGACGGCACCGCGCTCAAGACCTACTGCGTCGAGCTGACCGTCGGCGTGCGCGACAACGCGCAGATGATCGAGGCCCCGTGGAGCAAGTACCCGGGCGCCGACAGCAAGGGCCACGACAACCAGTCGGACTTCAAGTCCAGCCCTGACAAGGTCAACTGGATCCTGCACCACTCCTACCCGACCATCGGGCTGGCCGAGCTGGGCAAGACCGTTGGCGCCGACCTCGACAACAACGAGGCCATCGCGGGCACCCAGGCCGCGATCTGGCACTACAGCAACAAGGTCAGCCTGCACGCGAACAACACCGATGACGTCAAGGCGGTGTACAAGTACCTGACCGGCGAGAAGAACGTCGGCATGAAGGAGCAGCCCAAGCCCTCGCTTGAGCTGACCCCGGACCAGCTCGCCGGTGCGGCCGGCAGCAAGCTCGGCCCGTTCACGGTCAAGTCCACCGCGGAGAAGATCAAGCTCACCGCGGACGCGCCCAAGGGCGTCAAGGTCGTGGACAAGGCGGGCAAGGAGATCGTCGAGGCCGCCAACGGCCAGGAGATCTTCGTCGACGTCCCGGCCGACGCCGCCGCCGGCAAGGCGAGCTTCAAGCTGGAAGCCACCACCAAGATCGACAAGGGTCGGCTGTTCGTCGCCAACGACGGCAAGCCCTCGCAGACCCTGATCCTGGCCCAGGCGACCAACGCCAAGCTGGCCGCGCAGGCCAACGTCACGTGGAAGGCCGGTCAGCCGACCACCAAGCCGACCCCCAGCACCACCACCCCGGCTCCGACCACGACCACGTCGAAGGCGGAGATCCCGGCGACCACCACCAGCCCGGTGCCTCCGGTGAAGAACACCGGCGGCCTGGCCAACACCGGCGCCTCGGTGATCACCCTGTCGCTGGTCGGCGTGGTGCTCCTCGGCGGCGGTGCGCTCGCCCTGGTGCTCCAGCGCCGCAGGAAGCGCGCCTGA
- a CDS encoding thiolase family protein, translating into MPALILDAARTPFGRYRGGLSEVRVDDLATLPITELLRRHGPDGSGQLDPARIDDVIYGDANGAGEDNRNVARMAALLAGLPVTVPGVTLNRLCASGGETFVQARRAIVAGDADLVVVGGVEGMSRAPFVMPRPDKGLPDRMEVVSTALGWRLVNPRMRAEWTVPLGLAAEQVATGLNITREEMDLFALRSHRRAAAAWDAGVHDGFVFPVLAPEGPRSTQIVRRDESVRSDTSEKKLAQLKSAFSADGPVTAGNSSPLSDGAVAALIGTEAAATELGVQPLGEIVAGTVAADEPHRFTLAPVPAIRRLLLRLGVRAENVDLWEINEAFAAMALSVLHHLPEVDRDRVNVHGGAIAYGHPLGASMPRVIIDLCRHLRQRGGGLGIAAACVGVGQGVAIAVRV; encoded by the coding sequence ATGCCCGCACTGATCCTGGATGCCGCTCGCACCCCGTTCGGCCGCTACCGCGGTGGCCTGTCCGAGGTCCGGGTGGACGACCTGGCGACGTTGCCGATCACCGAGCTGCTCCGGCGGCACGGGCCGGACGGCAGCGGGCAGCTGGATCCGGCGCGCATCGACGACGTGATCTACGGCGATGCCAACGGCGCCGGTGAGGACAACCGGAACGTGGCCAGGATGGCCGCGCTGCTGGCCGGGCTGCCGGTGACCGTGCCGGGGGTGACCCTCAACCGGCTGTGCGCCTCCGGCGGCGAGACGTTCGTGCAGGCCAGGCGGGCCATCGTGGCCGGGGACGCGGACCTGGTGGTGGTCGGCGGCGTGGAGGGCATGAGCCGGGCCCCGTTCGTCATGCCGCGCCCGGACAAGGGGCTGCCGGACCGGATGGAGGTGGTCTCCACCGCGCTGGGCTGGCGGCTGGTCAACCCGAGGATGCGCGCGGAGTGGACGGTGCCGCTGGGCCTGGCCGCCGAGCAGGTGGCCACCGGGCTGAACATCACCCGCGAGGAGATGGACCTGTTCGCGCTGCGCTCGCACCGCAGGGCCGCGGCCGCCTGGGACGCCGGGGTGCACGACGGCTTCGTCTTCCCGGTACTGGCCCCGGAAGGCCCGCGCTCCACCCAGATCGTGCGCAGGGACGAGTCGGTCCGCTCGGACACCTCGGAGAAGAAGCTGGCCCAGCTCAAGTCGGCCTTCTCCGCCGACGGCCCGGTCACCGCGGGCAACTCCTCACCGCTGAGCGACGGCGCGGTGGCCGCGCTGATCGGCACCGAGGCCGCCGCCACCGAGCTGGGCGTGCAGCCGCTGGGCGAGATCGTGGCCGGCACCGTGGCCGCGGACGAGCCGCACCGGTTCACCCTGGCCCCGGTGCCCGCGATCCGCCGCCTGCTGCTGCGGCTGGGCGTGCGCGCGGAGAACGTGGACCTGTGGGAGATCAACGAGGCCTTCGCCGCGATGGCGCTGTCCGTGCTGCACCACCTGCCCGAGGTGGACCGGGACCGGGTCAACGTGCACGGCGGCGCGATCGCCTACGGCCACCCGCTGGGCGCGTCCATGCCCAGGGTGATCATCGACCTGTGCCGCCACCTGCGTCAGCGCGGCGGCGGCCTGGGGATCGCGGCGGCCTGCGTCGGCGTGGGCCAGGGTGTGGCGATCGCGGTCCGGGTTTAG
- a CDS encoding BNR-4 repeat-containing protein yields the protein MTRTLRALLPLPLIAAALVTAPVAVAAPEANLSKAAPRFDVMTPASTVASRTDRRPMAGAVYDKVTDQTITTWSGQHAHNYVQAYDHKKKTWTAPRQIADGESDPHNYPTIVQADDGYLLVFQGMHNKSLRLTRSPKPRSVEGDWTQHTIAEGAAASYPMPFKTANGTIYVFFRETSQELDPSKPTDFRPMRYVVSTDNGRSWRNSEQLTGQRFAIGSTSRADHMDEIYIGQLRYEPASLGNRERVHIVYTLAGGGPEGHKHDRYHRNIYYAWFDPANRHFYSASGRDLGTQIDDADQEQRLKIVETPLALPGGIKSPDYIQQVGVANGKPFTLWFETDNTGLWHNRAAVFEGGRWVVTEVATGYRTREIERLDGNTWRVYATRDAKPDIETFLLRGGKHWSPETVIRTPKPVQRVEVVTGFRDPARIIATGASSDRNVAVADGDIYVAGLPPARCRLELPILGCVLRKS from the coding sequence ATGACGCGAACACTTCGCGCCCTGTTGCCCTTGCCGCTGATCGCAGCGGCGCTGGTGACCGCCCCCGTGGCCGTCGCTGCCCCGGAGGCGAACCTGAGCAAGGCCGCGCCGCGGTTCGACGTGATGACACCGGCCAGCACGGTGGCATCCCGCACCGACCGCCGCCCGATGGCCGGCGCGGTGTACGACAAGGTCACCGACCAGACCATCACCACCTGGTCCGGTCAGCACGCGCACAACTACGTGCAGGCCTACGACCACAAGAAGAAGACCTGGACCGCGCCGCGGCAGATCGCCGACGGCGAGTCCGACCCGCACAACTACCCGACCATCGTCCAGGCCGACGACGGTTACCTGCTGGTCTTCCAGGGCATGCACAACAAGTCCCTGCGGCTGACCCGCTCGCCCAAGCCGCGCTCGGTCGAGGGCGACTGGACCCAGCACACCATCGCCGAGGGCGCCGCGGCCAGCTACCCGATGCCGTTCAAGACCGCCAACGGCACCATCTACGTCTTCTTCCGGGAGACCTCGCAGGAGCTGGACCCGAGCAAGCCCACCGACTTCCGCCCGATGCGCTACGTGGTCTCCACCGACAACGGCCGCAGCTGGCGCAACTCCGAACAGCTGACCGGGCAGCGGTTCGCCATCGGCTCGACCAGCCGCGCGGACCACATGGACGAGATCTACATCGGCCAGTTGCGCTACGAGCCGGCCTCGTTGGGCAACCGGGAGCGGGTGCACATCGTCTACACGCTGGCCGGCGGTGGGCCGGAGGGCCACAAGCACGACCGCTACCACCGCAACATCTACTACGCCTGGTTCGACCCGGCGAACCGGCACTTCTACTCCGCGTCCGGCCGTGACCTGGGCACCCAGATCGACGACGCGGACCAGGAGCAGCGGCTCAAGATCGTGGAGACCCCGCTGGCGCTGCCCGGCGGGATCAAGTCGCCGGACTACATCCAGCAGGTCGGCGTGGCCAACGGGAAACCGTTCACGCTGTGGTTCGAGACCGACAACACCGGGCTGTGGCACAACAGGGCCGCGGTGTTCGAGGGCGGCCGGTGGGTGGTCACCGAGGTGGCCACCGGCTACCGCACCAGGGAGATCGAGCGGCTGGACGGCAACACCTGGCGGGTCTACGCCACCAGGGACGCCAAGCCGGACATCGAGACCTTCCTGCTGCGCGGCGGCAAGCACTGGAGCCCGGAGACGGTGATCCGCACGCCGAAGCCGGTGCAGCGGGTCGAGGTGGTGACCGGGTTCCGCGATCCGGCCCGGATCATCGCCACCGGCGCGTCCAGCGACCGCAACGTGGCCGTGGCCGACGGCGACATCTACGTGGCCGGACTGCCCCCGGCGCGCTGCCGCCTGGAGCTGCCGATCCTGGGCTGCGTGCTCCGGAAGTCCTGA
- a CDS encoding cold-shock protein, protein MAKGTVKWFNGEKGFGFIAQADGGPDVFVHFSAIQGNGYRTLEENQPVEFEITQGPKGPQAEQVRAV, encoded by the coding sequence ATGGCTAAGGGCACTGTGAAGTGGTTCAACGGCGAGAAGGGCTTCGGCTTCATCGCCCAGGCTGATGGCGGTCCGGACGTCTTCGTCCACTTCAGTGCTATCCAGGGCAACGGTTACCGGACCCTGGAAGAGAACCAGCCGGTGGAGTTCGAGATCACCCAGGGCCCCAAGGGTCCGCAGGCGGAGCAGGTCCGCGCCGTCTGA
- a CDS encoding acetoacetate--CoA ligase, with protein sequence MTETTPGNGAGVPDLLWQPEPGRVGASRLAAFRGWLRTQHGLDLADYSALWQWSTTDLPAFWGALADFLDVKFHDRPRAVLGSAEMPGAEWFPGSTLNYAEHALRLGPGKGEADPAVEFVREDGLSARLSYGELRARVAAARAGLRELGVRQGDRVAALVPNSPDTLIAFLAAASLGAVWSSCSPDFGARAISDRFTQIEPTVLIAVNGYVYNGRSFDTRPTVERLREEIPGLRATVLVDYLGNGATVPETQDWAELLDRHRGAPLEFDPVPFDHPLWILYSSGTTGLPKGIVHGHGGIVLEHLKALALHGDLGPGERFLWFTTTGWMMWNYLVSGLLVGCTVVLFDGSPGHPDLGALWRIVEQLEVTYFGTSAPYVQSCLKQGLRPAEQHDLSALRVIGSTGAPLSPEGFAWLAEHVGERIQIASVSGGTDLCTAFVGAAPDVPVWLGEISCRMLGAAVAAYDEAGNPVLDEVGELVITQPMPSMPVFFWRDADGSRLREAYFETYPGIWRHGDWIKITPRGSCVIYGRSDSTLNRGGVRMGTSEFYRVVEGFEEVLDSLVIDTSGAGQTDGELLCFLVLAPGAELAEVEPRLRAELRGALSPRHVPNRFLAITDVPRTLNGKKCEVPVKKILAGMPPERAVSRDALTNPEALRPFEELAARAAGTGP encoded by the coding sequence ATGACCGAGACCACGCCCGGCAATGGCGCCGGAGTGCCGGACCTGTTGTGGCAACCCGAACCCGGCCGGGTCGGCGCCAGCAGGCTGGCCGCCTTCCGCGGCTGGCTGCGCACCCAGCACGGACTGGACCTGGCCGACTACTCCGCGCTGTGGCAGTGGTCCACCACCGATCTGCCCGCGTTCTGGGGCGCGCTGGCCGACTTCCTGGACGTCAAGTTCCACGACCGGCCCAGGGCCGTGCTCGGCTCGGCCGAGATGCCCGGCGCGGAATGGTTCCCGGGCAGCACGCTCAACTACGCCGAGCACGCACTGCGGCTTGGTCCCGGCAAGGGTGAGGCCGATCCCGCGGTGGAGTTCGTCCGCGAGGACGGCCTGAGCGCCCGGCTGAGCTACGGCGAGCTGCGCGCCAGGGTCGCTGCCGCGCGGGCCGGTCTGCGCGAGCTGGGCGTGCGCCAGGGCGACCGGGTGGCCGCGCTGGTGCCGAACTCGCCGGACACCCTGATCGCCTTCCTGGCCGCGGCCAGCCTCGGCGCGGTGTGGTCCTCCTGCTCGCCGGACTTCGGCGCGCGGGCCATCTCCGACCGGTTCACCCAGATCGAGCCGACCGTGCTCATCGCGGTCAACGGCTACGTCTACAACGGACGGTCCTTCGACACCAGGCCGACCGTGGAGCGGCTGCGCGAGGAGATCCCCGGCCTGCGCGCCACCGTCCTGGTGGACTACCTGGGCAACGGCGCCACCGTGCCGGAGACCCAGGACTGGGCCGAACTGCTGGACCGGCACCGGGGCGCGCCGCTGGAGTTCGACCCGGTGCCCTTCGACCATCCACTGTGGATCCTCTACTCCTCCGGCACCACCGGCCTGCCCAAGGGCATCGTGCACGGCCACGGCGGCATCGTGCTGGAACACCTCAAAGCCCTTGCCCTGCACGGGGACCTGGGCCCCGGCGAGCGGTTCCTGTGGTTCACCACCACCGGCTGGATGATGTGGAACTACCTCGTCTCCGGGCTGCTGGTGGGCTGCACCGTGGTGCTCTTCGACGGCAGCCCCGGCCACCCCGACCTGGGCGCGCTGTGGCGGATCGTGGAGCAGCTCGAGGTCACCTACTTCGGCACCTCCGCGCCGTACGTGCAGTCCTGCCTCAAGCAGGGCCTGCGCCCGGCCGAGCAGCACGACCTGTCCGCGCTGCGGGTGATCGGCTCCACCGGCGCCCCGCTGAGCCCCGAGGGCTTCGCCTGGCTGGCTGAGCACGTCGGCGAGCGGATCCAGATCGCCAGCGTCTCCGGCGGCACCGACCTGTGCACCGCCTTCGTCGGCGCGGCGCCGGACGTGCCGGTGTGGCTGGGCGAGATCTCCTGCCGGATGCTCGGCGCCGCGGTGGCCGCCTACGACGAGGCGGGCAACCCGGTGCTGGACGAGGTCGGCGAGCTGGTAATCACGCAGCCGATGCCGTCGATGCCGGTGTTCTTCTGGCGGGACGCCGACGGCAGCCGGTTGCGCGAGGCCTACTTCGAGACCTACCCGGGCATCTGGCGGCACGGCGACTGGATCAAGATCACACCGCGCGGGTCCTGCGTGATCTACGGCCGGAGTGACTCCACGCTCAACCGCGGCGGCGTGCGGATGGGCACCAGCGAGTTCTACCGGGTGGTCGAGGGCTTCGAGGAGGTGCTCGACTCGCTCGTCATCGACACCTCCGGCGCTGGTCAGACCGATGGCGAGCTGCTGTGCTTCCTGGTGCTGGCGCCGGGGGCCGAGCTGGCCGAGGTGGAGCCGAGGCTGCGCGCGGAGCTGCGCGGCGCGCTCTCGCCCAGGCACGTGCCCAACCGGTTCCTGGCCATCACCGACGTGCCGCGCACGCTCAACGGCAAGAAGTGCGAGGTGCCGGTGAAGAAGATCCTGGCCGGCATGCCGCCGGAGCGAGCGGTCAGCCGGGACGCGCTGACCAACCCGGAGGCGCTGCGGCCGTTCGAGGAGCTGGCCGCCAGGGCCGCCGGAACCGGGCCGTGA
- a CDS encoding putative glycolipid-binding domain-containing protein has product MQEQVNSTATVRRQKMVTWRGHDLPSLESARLVLAEGLRFRGTGRLIVAANTETGAFSASYEVGVNEAGEVKRLLVRSTTAEHERQISFSRSHDGFWLYDRGQGPQREEFQGAAEVDVQFCVLFNTLPIRRHQLHREAGEATMPVLWVSLPELELKVVHQTYRTVSAGEQESVVNFSHLGFTADITVCEDAVVLDYPGISGRI; this is encoded by the coding sequence GTGCAGGAACAGGTGAACTCCACAGCTACCGTCCGGCGGCAGAAGATGGTCACCTGGCGGGGTCATGACCTGCCAAGCCTGGAGTCCGCGCGACTGGTGCTGGCCGAGGGCCTGCGCTTCCGCGGCACCGGCCGCCTCATCGTCGCCGCCAACACCGAGACCGGGGCGTTCAGCGCCTCCTACGAGGTCGGGGTGAACGAGGCGGGCGAGGTCAAGCGCTTGCTCGTGCGCAGCACCACCGCCGAGCACGAGCGCCAGATCTCCTTCAGCCGCTCGCACGACGGCTTCTGGCTCTACGACCGCGGCCAGGGCCCGCAGCGGGAGGAGTTCCAGGGCGCGGCCGAGGTGGACGTGCAGTTCTGCGTGCTGTTCAACACCCTGCCGATCCGCCGCCACCAGCTGCACCGGGAAGCCGGCGAGGCGACCATGCCGGTGCTCTGGGTGTCGCTGCCGGAGCTGGAGCTCAAGGTCGTGCACCAGACCTACCGCACGGTGAGCGCAGGCGAGCAGGAGTCGGTGGTCAACTTCTCCCACCTCGGTTTCACCGCGGACATCACCGTCTGCGAGGACGCCGTGGTCCTGGACTACCCGGGTATCTCCGGCCGGATCTAA
- a CDS encoding fibronectin type III domain-containing protein, translating into MEPRSRVAVVLGAVVLLAGAVVVMRGSGEEQGEEPALPPYRTMTEFRADGVLLPGPQVKPQPPTGLTIQPGSRRLQVSWQGEAAGYELTWGHERRTRLVAERSAQLDGLTDGLAHPVEVRAVDAFGQRSEPVRGAGTPRAAEDGFSFVDRFDGTEDEVASRWQLVQRPGCAWTGLAEGRLVVSANCGERPTGLRARTPLRLRADGGRVVLETDAPEPRDRLTVDFVPGPVDIAGERQLPPGAIRVELTTEGVLVRHPGGEARLPGLPAPPIGRSQRWELVFTATELRVLRDGALLGRTPVVRSWQEATVLLGFAGRGSGVTDVLLDLIAFDGEPAPSPPLRITPRVLTDHPRPAGGGAPEGTRQLLGTEGALLRVAVRPAADPPVLPRFTASVNGADYPLRPVFPDLPPDRHSWFPLVADLPAAALAVDQHRYLLAVQLRQDNPDLKVEHGPASLDLRPAAGLAADEPPPNRADQRLPRPGPVLAEPTATLLDAAGRPVPAGEPVSRGRIVLDIRLDGLAGQVAAGELAGLAGLEVRLDGDRLAALPTAKDGPGVAGSWRIALSLAGAIATGPHTIEVRAVGTSWDTPASYAYVPFSVARQ; encoded by the coding sequence ATGGAACCTCGGTCGCGGGTGGCGGTGGTGTTGGGCGCCGTTGTGCTGCTGGCCGGGGCGGTCGTGGTGATGCGGGGCAGCGGCGAGGAGCAGGGCGAGGAGCCCGCGTTACCGCCGTACCGCACGATGACCGAGTTCCGGGCCGACGGCGTGCTGCTGCCGGGACCGCAGGTGAAACCGCAGCCGCCGACCGGGTTGACCATCCAGCCGGGGTCGCGGCGGCTCCAGGTGAGCTGGCAGGGCGAGGCCGCCGGGTACGAGCTGACCTGGGGACATGAGCGGCGGACCAGGCTGGTCGCGGAGCGTTCGGCGCAGCTGGACGGGCTCACCGACGGCCTGGCCCATCCGGTCGAGGTGCGGGCGGTGGACGCCTTCGGGCAGCGCTCCGAGCCGGTGCGCGGGGCGGGCACACCGCGCGCGGCCGAGGACGGCTTCAGCTTCGTGGACCGGTTCGACGGCACCGAGGACGAGGTGGCCTCGCGCTGGCAGCTGGTGCAGCGGCCCGGCTGCGCGTGGACCGGGCTGGCCGAGGGGCGGCTGGTGGTCAGCGCCAACTGCGGCGAGCGGCCCACCGGCCTGCGCGCGCGGACCCCGCTGCGGCTGCGCGCCGACGGCGGCCGGGTGGTGCTGGAGACCGACGCGCCGGAGCCGAGGGACCGGCTGACCGTGGACTTCGTGCCGGGACCGGTGGACATCGCCGGCGAACGGCAGCTGCCACCGGGCGCGATCAGGGTGGAGCTGACCACCGAGGGCGTGCTGGTGCGGCATCCGGGCGGCGAGGCGCGGCTGCCCGGCCTGCCCGCGCCGCCGATCGGGCGCTCGCAGCGCTGGGAGCTGGTGTTCACCGCGACCGAGCTGCGGGTGCTGCGGGACGGCGCCCTGCTCGGCCGCACGCCGGTGGTCCGGTCCTGGCAGGAGGCCACCGTGCTACTCGGCTTCGCCGGGCGCGGCAGCGGGGTCACCGACGTGCTGCTGGACCTCATCGCCTTCGACGGCGAGCCCGCCCCGAGCCCGCCGCTGCGGATCACCCCGAGGGTGCTGACCGACCACCCGCGCCCGGCAGGCGGCGGCGCGCCGGAGGGCACCAGGCAGCTGCTGGGCACCGAGGGCGCGCTGTTGCGGGTGGCGGTGCGGCCCGCCGCCGACCCGCCGGTGCTGCCCAGGTTCACCGCCTCGGTCAACGGCGCCGACTACCCGCTGCGGCCGGTGTTCCCCGACCTGCCGCCGGACCGGCACAGCTGGTTCCCGCTGGTCGCCGACCTGCCCGCGGCCGCGCTGGCGGTCGACCAGCACCGCTACCTGCTGGCCGTCCAGCTGCGCCAGGACAACCCGGACCTCAAGGTGGAGCACGGCCCGGCCTCACTCGACCTGCGCCCGGCCGCCGGGCTGGCCGCGGACGAGCCGCCGCCCAACCGCGCCGACCAGCGGCTGCCGCGACCGGGCCCGGTGCTGGCCGAGCCGACCGCGACCCTGCTGGACGCCGCGGGCAGGCCGGTGCCTGCCGGGGAGCCGGTGAGCCGGGGCCGGATCGTGCTGGACATCCGGCTGGACGGCCTGGCCGGGCAGGTCGCCGCCGGGGAGCTGGCCGGACTGGCCGGGCTGGAGGTCCGGCTGGACGGGGACCGGCTGGCCGCGCTGCCCACCGCCAAGGACGGCCCTGGTGTGGCCGGGTCCTGGCGGATCGCGCTGAGCCTGGCGGGCGCCATCGCCACCGGCCCGCACACCATCGAGGTGCGCGCGGTGGGCACCAGCTGGGACACCCCGGCTTCGTATGCGTACGTGCCGTTCTCGGTCGCCCGCCAGTGA
- a CDS encoding WXG100 family type VII secretion target → MSGEIEVSFEQLGNTADKVRSTSGELERLLGDLKANLAPTAATWSGKAAEAWQVHQQRWDSSYEDLKSVLAQIGRALESANQNYQDAESRNVKRWG, encoded by the coding sequence ATGAGCGGCGAAATCGAAGTCAGTTTCGAGCAGCTGGGCAACACCGCGGACAAGGTCCGCAGCACCTCCGGTGAGCTGGAGCGCCTGCTCGGCGACCTGAAGGCCAACCTGGCCCCGACCGCGGCCACCTGGTCCGGCAAGGCGGCCGAGGCGTGGCAGGTGCACCAGCAGCGCTGGGACTCCTCCTACGAGGACCTCAAGAGCGTGCTGGCCCAGATCGGCCGGGCGCTGGAGAGCGCCAACCAGAACTACCAGGACGCGGAGTCCCGCAACGTCAAGCGCTGGGGCTGA
- a CDS encoding WXG100 family type VII secretion target, translating to MSYGASLEEMRRAAQDVRKVNGDVDNQLRLLRQQVQDVKSFWRGEAAKAFDTLMEQWDRDALKLNLALSDIAGNLDNMHKGYAQQEEQHQQGMSKIQNELG from the coding sequence ATGAGTTACGGCGCTTCACTGGAGGAGATGCGGCGCGCCGCCCAGGACGTCCGCAAGGTCAACGGCGATGTCGACAACCAGCTGCGCCTGCTGCGTCAGCAGGTGCAGGACGTCAAGTCGTTCTGGCGCGGCGAGGCGGCCAAGGCGTTCGACACGCTCATGGAGCAGTGGGACCGGGACGCCCTGAAGCTGAACCTCGCGCTGAGCGACATCGCAGGCAACCTGGACAACATGCACAAGGGCTACGCCCAGCAGGAAGAGCAGCACCAGCAGGGCATGAGCAAGATCCAGAACGAGCTGGGCTGA
- a CDS encoding methyltransferase domain-containing protein: MTDLPGLQATWDNLGKEDPYWAVLSDPERRHNQWDHDEFMATGRRHVEAVSGWLAGLDLELGGRVLDFGCGLGRLSNALAETGCQVVGVDIAPSMVEQAKAMSRFPERTEFVAYDGRALPFPDASFDGVLSLIVLQHIPPLPKVASLLELVRVVRPGGVLVLQLPSHRTSPVPVPEGCRAGLEVLSAPTRLRPGQQAAVRVRVSNLSEHSWHFSPNLQLGNHWLAGGATVVSDDGRTPLPMSGVPAGQSAVVTLTVTAPAEPGDYELELDLVLEQVAWFHGLGSATVRVPVEVSAQVAQPVAPAAAEEVVDEAPLVEPDPSGIEMFPLPAELFRTLLEHVGCRVVRLVADELGGPEWSSYTAVVQRLY; encoded by the coding sequence GTGACCGACCTGCCCGGCCTGCAAGCCACCTGGGACAACCTGGGTAAGGAAGATCCGTACTGGGCGGTGCTCTCCGATCCGGAGCGCAGGCACAACCAGTGGGACCACGACGAGTTCATGGCCACCGGGCGCAGGCACGTCGAGGCTGTCAGCGGCTGGCTGGCCGGGCTGGACCTGGAGCTGGGCGGCCGGGTGCTCGACTTCGGCTGCGGGCTGGGCAGGCTGAGCAACGCGCTGGCCGAGACCGGCTGTCAGGTGGTCGGCGTGGACATCGCTCCTTCCATGGTCGAGCAGGCCAAGGCGATGAGCCGGTTCCCGGAGCGCACCGAGTTCGTGGCCTATGACGGCCGCGCGCTGCCGTTCCCGGACGCGAGCTTCGACGGGGTGCTGAGCCTGATCGTGCTCCAGCACATCCCGCCGCTGCCCAAGGTGGCCAGCCTGCTGGAGCTGGTCAGGGTGGTCCGGCCGGGCGGGGTGCTGGTGCTCCAGCTGCCCAGCCACCGCACCAGCCCGGTGCCGGTGCCGGAGGGCTGCCGGGCCGGGCTGGAAGTGCTGTCCGCGCCGACTCGGCTGAGGCCGGGCCAGCAGGCCGCGGTGCGGGTCCGGGTCAGCAACCTGAGCGAGCACTCCTGGCACTTCTCACCGAACCTCCAGCTCGGCAACCACTGGCTCGCCGGCGGCGCGACCGTGGTCAGCGACGACGGCCGGACCCCGCTGCCGATGTCCGGCGTGCCCGCGGGCCAGTCAGCCGTCGTCACGCTGACCGTCACCGCACCGGCCGAGCCCGGCGACTACGAGCTGGAACTGGACCTGGTGCTGGAGCAGGTGGCCTGGTTCCACGGCCTCGGCTCGGCGACCGTACGGGTCCCGGTCGAGGTCAGCGCGCAGGTGGCCCAGCCGGTCGCGCCCGCAGCGGCCGAGGAGGTCGTCGACGAGGCGCCGCTGGTCGAGCCGGACCCCAGCGGCATCGAGATGTTCCCGCTGCCCGCCGAGCTGTTCCGCACCCTGCTGGAGCACGTGGGCTGCCGGGTGGTCCGGTTGGTCGCCGACGAGCTGGGCGGTCCGGAGTGGAGCAGTTACACCGCGGTGGTGCAACGCCTGTACTGA